The DNA window GCCACGACGACCATCATGCCGTCGAGCCGCCGGCCCAGGGATCGCGCGCGGCGGAGCTAATCACGACGGGCTTGTTGATCGTTTCAGCCGTACTGTCCTGGATCACCTTTTTCGACGTCGGATTCATGCATCACGACGTGCGGATCGCGCTGTTCCAGTGGATCAACTCGGGCGACCTTCAGGTCGCATGGTCGCTGCGGGTCGATACGCTGACGGCGGTGATGCTGGTGGTGGTGACCACCGTGTCGTCGCTCGTCCACCTCTATTCGATCGGCTACATGGACGAGGATCCGAACCGGCCGCGGTTCTTCGGCTATCTTTCGCTGTTCACCTTCGCGATGCTGATGCTGGTGACATCGGACAATCTGGTGCAGCTGTTCTTCGGCTGGGAAGGCGTCGGTCTCGCGAGCTATCTCCTGATCGGCTTCTGGTACCAGAAGCCGTCGGCGAACGCGGCGGCGATCAAGGCCTTCGTGGTCAACCGCGTTGGCGACTTCGGTTTTGCGCTCGGCATTTTCGCGATCTTTGCGCTGATTGGCTCGACCGACTTCGAAACCATCTTTGCGGGCGCACCGGGGTTGACCGGCAAGACCATCGATTTCTTCGGCTGGCATGCCGATGCGCTGACGCTGACCTGCGTGCTCTTGTTCATGGGTGCGATGGGCAAATCGGCCCAGTTCCTGCTGCACACCTGGTTGCCGGACGCCATGGAAGGCCCGACGCCGGTCTCGGCGTTGATCCACGCCGCGACCATGGTCACGGCCGGTGTGTTCATGGTGGCGCGGCTGTCGCCGTTGTTTGAGCTGTCGCCGAATGCGCAGGCCGTGGTGATGTTCTTCGGCGCGACCACCGCTTTCTTCGCGGCGACCATCGGCCTCGTGCAAAACGACATCAAGCGCATCGTGGCCTATTCGACCTGTTCGCAGCTCGGCTACATGTTCGTGGCGATGGGCGCGGGGGCTTATTCCGTCGGCATGTTCCATCTGTTCACGCACGCCTTCTTCAAGGCGCTGCTGTTCCTGGGCTCCGGCTCGGTGATCTATGCGATGCATCACGAGCAGGACATCCGCAAGATGGGCGGCCTCTGGCGCAAGATTCCCTACACATTTACGGTGATGTGCATCGGCACGCTGGCGCTGACGGGTTTCCCGCTGTTTGCAGGCTACTTCTCCAAGGACGCGATCATCGAATCTGCCTATGCGTCGCATAATCCATTCTCGACCTACGCGTATCTGTTGACCGTCGGGGCCGCGGGTCTCACCTCGTTCTACTCCTGGCGTTTGATCTTCAAGACCTTCTTCGGAGAGCCGCACGATCGGGAGCATTACGAGGCGGCGCATGAAAGCCCGATCTGGATGTTGATCCCGATCGGCGTTCTGGCAGCCGGTTCGATCCTGGCGGGTTTCCCGTTCAAGGAATTGTTCGTCGGCCATGGCGCCGAGGAGTTCTTCCGGGATTCGCTCAAGATGAACCCGCAGATCTTCGAGGACATGGAGCATATGCCGCGTCTGCTCGGATTCATGCCCTTTATCATGATGGTGCTGGGTCTGGCGGTCGCCTACCTCTTCTATATCCGCCGGCCTTATTTGCCGGAGGAGCTCGCGAGCCAACAACCGATGCTCTACCAGTTCCTGCTCAACAAATGGTATTTCGACGAACTGTACGATCTGATCTTCGTCCGCCCGGCGAAACGGATTGGACGCTTCCTGTGGAAGTTCGGCGACGGCTATATCATCGACGGTTTCGGTCCCGATGGGGTCTCGGCGTGGGTGCTTGACGTTACCCGCAACGTCGTGAAGCTGCAGACCGGCTATCTCTATCACTACGCCTTCGCGATGCTGATCGGCGTCGCCGGCTTGATCACCTGGTTCATGTTCGGCGTGGGAGGCCAGTGATGACTACCTGGCCCATTCTCTCCGTCGTCACCTTCCTGCCCACGGTCGGCGCGCTCCTGATTTACGTGCTGGCGCGCGGCAACGACGAGGCCGCAGCCCGAAACGCGCGCTGGATCGCGTTATGGTCGACGATCGTGACCTTCGCCGTGTCGCTCATTCTGGTGATGCGTTTCGACCCGGCGCAAGCGGACTTCCAGTTCGTCGAAAAGGCGCCATGGCTCGCCAACGCCATCACCTATCACATGGGCGTCGATGGAATTTCGTTGCCGTTCTTGATCCTGACCACTGCCTTGATGCCGTTCTGCATCGTTGCGAGCTGGAAATCGGTGACGATGCGGGTGCGCGAATACATGATGGCGTTTCTGATCCTGGAAACGCTGATGGTCGGCACCTTCTCCGCGCTCGACCTTGTGCTGTTCTATTTGTTCTTCGAAGGCGGCCTGATCCCGATGTTCCTGATCATTGGGGTGTGGGGCGGACCGCGCCGGGTCTATGCCAGCTTCAAGTTCTTCCTCTACACGTTTCTTGGCTCGGTCTTGATGCTGCTGGCGATCATGGCGCTGTACTGGAACGCCGGCACCACGGACATTCCGGCGCTGATGCACACCGCCGTGCCGCGGAGCTTGCAGACCTGGGCGTGGCTCGCGTTCTTTGCTTCCTTCGCGGTGAAGATGCCGATGTGGCCGGTTCATACCTGGCTGCCGGACGCGCATGTCGAGGCGCCGACCGCGGGCTCGGTGATCCTTGCTGCGATCCTGCTGAAAATGGGTGGCTACGGTTTCCTGCGGTTCTCGCTGCCGATGTTCCCGCTGGCCTCGCATTACTTTGCGCCGCTGATCTTCTCGCTCTCGAC is part of the Bradyrhizobium canariense genome and encodes:
- the nuoL gene encoding NADH-quinone oxidoreductase subunit L, whose translation is MVQAIVFLPLIGAVLAGLIAIFGAHARNPSGDVVEHHDDGHAHGAVPVNEDAGVIHATTHEPDAHDDHGHDDHHAVEPPAQGSRAAELITTGLLIVSAVLSWITFFDVGFMHHDVRIALFQWINSGDLQVAWSLRVDTLTAVMLVVVTTVSSLVHLYSIGYMDEDPNRPRFFGYLSLFTFAMLMLVTSDNLVQLFFGWEGVGLASYLLIGFWYQKPSANAAAIKAFVVNRVGDFGFALGIFAIFALIGSTDFETIFAGAPGLTGKTIDFFGWHADALTLTCVLLFMGAMGKSAQFLLHTWLPDAMEGPTPVSALIHAATMVTAGVFMVARLSPLFELSPNAQAVVMFFGATTAFFAATIGLVQNDIKRIVAYSTCSQLGYMFVAMGAGAYSVGMFHLFTHAFFKALLFLGSGSVIYAMHHEQDIRKMGGLWRKIPYTFTVMCIGTLALTGFPLFAGYFSKDAIIESAYASHNPFSTYAYLLTVGAAGLTSFYSWRLIFKTFFGEPHDREHYEAAHESPIWMLIPIGVLAAGSILAGFPFKELFVGHGAEEFFRDSLKMNPQIFEDMEHMPRLLGFMPFIMMVLGLAVAYLFYIRRPYLPEELASQQPMLYQFLLNKWYFDELYDLIFVRPAKRIGRFLWKFGDGYIIDGFGPDGVSAWVLDVTRNVVKLQTGYLYHYAFAMLIGVAGLITWFMFGVGGQ
- a CDS encoding NADH-quinone oxidoreductase subunit M, which encodes MTTWPILSVVTFLPTVGALLIYVLARGNDEAAARNARWIALWSTIVTFAVSLILVMRFDPAQADFQFVEKAPWLANAITYHMGVDGISLPFLILTTALMPFCIVASWKSVTMRVREYMMAFLILETLMVGTFSALDLVLFYLFFEGGLIPMFLIIGVWGGPRRVYASFKFFLYTFLGSVLMLLAIMALYWNAGTTDIPALMHTAVPRSLQTWAWLAFFASFAVKMPMWPVHTWLPDAHVEAPTAGSVILAAILLKMGGYGFLRFSLPMFPLASHYFAPLIFSLSTIAIIYTSLVALMQEDMKKLIAYSSVAHMGFVTMGIFAGTMQGVAGGVFQMISHGIVSGALFLCVGIVYDRMHTREIAAYGGLVNRMPLYALVFMVFTMANVGLPGTSGFVGEFMTLLGTFKVSLPTAFFATTGVILSAAYALWLYRKVVFGALVKPSLATIKDLTFRECLTLMPLVALTILFGVYPKPVLDMSAASVQQLVTNYSHALTTQAAALLQ